CGCGGCCAGCGTCAAGCCGTCTTTCGGCTCACGCAGACTGAGCGTTCCGGTCGTACTTCCCGCCGTGAAAATCATTTGCAATGTCTTCATGAATGTCCTCCTTCGTTACCTTATTCGCCGTCCGTGTAAACGATCGTTTCGATTTTAGCGACACGATCGAGCGGCTTGGCTTGCAATCCCGCCAGCGCTTTGCCGGCGGCGTAAATATGTTCGTCCGTAGCGTCCTGCGCGACATGCGCGAAGGACAAGTTGCGAAATTTTTCCGCGCCCTTATCATCCGTGTACTGCACGCGCAGGGCCAGGCGCCGTGCTACCGTTTCCTTTTGTAATGCCATTCGTTTCACCTCGTTTTAAAAAAATAAGAAATAACGCGCGGGAGGATTGCTCAATAACTTGCCAAAATAACGTCCGTCCACCAGGCGGCCGCGTCGGTTTTCAACCAGACGCGCTCGACATCGTTCGTCAGAAAACCGGTTTCCACCAACACCGCGGGCATGACCGTTTCACGCAACACCGCGAAATCGGCGGTGCGGTACAGCGTATCGTCATGGCGAAAATAACGACCGCGCTCACTGCCGCGGCGAACTATGCGCTCCGCCCAAAATCGCGTCGGCGCGGCGGCCTGCGGGTGGATAAAAACTTCCGCGCCGTGCGCCTCCGGCGTCGCGGCGGCATTGGCGTGAAGGGAGAGAAAACGATTCGCCCCCGCCGCGTTGGCGGCCGCAATCACTGCGGCAAGATCGTCATCCTGCCGCACGGTGACTTGTTCTCCCCGCGCGCGTAAACCCGCCGCGATCGCCGCCGCGACTACCGCCACGACGTCGGCTTCCCGCGTGCCGTCAGCGGCGACGGCCCCCGGATCGGGCACGCCGTGCAAGGCATGCCCCGGGTTCAACCACCAAAAACTCATGACTCGCTTTCCGTATGCGCTTCGGCATACAAACGACGTAAAATTTCACTCAATAACCAGATCAACCAGCGATACCATTCCTGTCTTGTCATCGGACCTCCTTTCTCCCGCGCTCACCTACTACATTGCGGCCAACGCGAAAACGCAACGCCCGATGTGAAATTTTTTCGCGCACAAAAAAAGACGCCGCAGCGTCTTTTTTTCATAGTCATCAGCGATAGAGACCCATCGCCTGAATGGCTTTTTCGTAGGTTTCCCGCGCTTTGGCATGCGCTTTTTCCGCGCCCGCCGTCAAAATCGCGTCGAGTTCGGGACTGCCCGAAAGCTCTTCATAGCGTTCGCGCAACGGCCGCAACTCGCCGACGACGAGGTCCGCCACGTCTTTTTTCAACGTGCCGTAGCCTTGACCCGCGTAATGCGTTTCGAGTTCAGCAAAGGATTTACCCGAAATTGCCGCGTGAATGGAAAGCAAATTGGACACGCCCGGTTTATTTTCCCGATCGTAACGGATCGAGTTTTCACTGTCCGTCTGCGCCCGTTTGATTTTGCGCGCGATCGCGTCGTCATCGTCCAAAAGATAGATCGTCGCCGTCTGATTGGCGTCCGATTTGCTCATTTTCGACGTCGGTTCCTGCAAGCTCATGACGCGTGCGCCGCCTTTCGGCGTAAACATTTCCGGTATGGTGAACACTTCGCCGTAGCGTTGATTAAAGCGTTCCGCCATCGTGCGCGTGAGTTCCATGTGCTGGCGCTGATCTTCGCCGACCGGCACGAGTTTCGCCTGGTACAGCAAAATATCCGCCACCATGAGCGCGGGATACGCCATCAAACCGAACGGAATGGATTCGCCCTGTTTTTTCGCCTTGTCTTTATACTGCGTCATGCGTTCCATCTCGCCGACATAGGCCAAGGTAATCATCATCCAGCCCAAAAGCGCGTGTTCCGGCACTTCCGACTGAACGAACAGCGTCGCTTTATGGGGATCAATCCCCGCCGCCAGGTACAAGGCCGCCAACTGGTTGGTGCGCTCGTGCAGCAGTTTAGGGTCCTGCGGCGC
The nucleotide sequence above comes from Negativicoccus succinicivorans. Encoded proteins:
- a CDS encoding DUF1659 domain-containing protein — encoded protein: MALQKETVARRLALRVQYTDDKGAEKFRNLSFAHVAQDATDEHIYAAGKALAGLQAKPLDRVAKIETIVYTDGE
- the trpS gene encoding tryptophan--tRNA ligase, with protein sequence MDTIFSGIQPSGNLTLGNYLGALKNFIPFQDTHECYYCVVNQHAITAPQDPKLLHERTNQLAALYLAAGIDPHKATLFVQSEVPEHALLGWMMITLAYVGEMERMTQYKDKAKKQGESIPFGLMAYPALMVADILLYQAKLVPVGEDQRQHMELTRTMAERFNQRYGEVFTIPEMFTPKGGARVMSLQEPTSKMSKSDANQTATIYLLDDDDAIARKIKRAQTDSENSIRYDRENKPGVSNLLSIHAAISGKSFAELETHYAGQGYGTLKKDVADLVVGELRPLRERYEELSGSPELDAILTAGAEKAHAKARETYEKAIQAMGLYR
- a CDS encoding N-acetylmuramoyl-L-alanine amidase family protein, with protein sequence MSFWWLNPGHALHGVPDPGAVAADGTREADVVAVVAAAIAAGLRARGEQVTVRQDDDLAAVIAAANAAGANRFLSLHANAAATPEAHGAEVFIHPQAAAPTRFWAERIVRRGSERGRYFRHDDTLYRTADFAVLRETVMPAVLVETGFLTNDVERVWLKTDAAAWWTDVILASY